One genomic region from Fictibacillus marinisediminis encodes:
- the radA gene encoding DNA repair protein RadA, whose product MAKNKSVFMCQECGYESPKWMGKCPGCNKWNTMVEEVIKRDTQTRGLTTSSASGTQQKPQSIVDIKSEQEPRINTHTIELNRVLGGGIVPGSLVLVGGDPGIGKSTLLLQTSAKLAQHGQKVLYISGEESVKQTKLRSDRLNISAGDLFVLAETDLDLIEKAVTEINPSVVIIDSIQTVYRPEVTSAPGSVSQVRECTSHFMRIAKTKGIAIFIVGHVTKEGAIAGPRMLEHMVDAVLYFEGERHHTYRILRAVKNRFGSTNEIGVFEMKELGLSEVLNPSEIFLEERSKGVAGSTVVASLEGTRPMLVEIQALVSPTSFGNPRRMATGIDHNRVSLLMAVLEKRVGLLLQNQDAYLNVAGGVRLDEPAVDLAVAVSIASSFRDAPTRPTDVMIGEVGLTGEVRRVSRIDQRIHEAAKLGFERAIIPDKNLGGWTIPKGIEVIGVSTVEEALHYTLGG is encoded by the coding sequence ATGGCCAAAAACAAGTCTGTTTTTATGTGCCAGGAATGTGGGTATGAATCACCGAAATGGATGGGAAAATGCCCGGGATGCAACAAATGGAACACGATGGTGGAAGAAGTCATCAAGCGTGATACCCAGACAAGAGGCCTGACAACTTCTTCGGCTTCAGGCACCCAGCAAAAGCCCCAATCCATAGTTGATATAAAAAGTGAACAGGAGCCGCGCATCAACACTCATACGATTGAGCTGAACCGGGTGCTCGGCGGAGGAATTGTTCCTGGTTCATTGGTGCTCGTGGGAGGAGATCCTGGAATCGGGAAGTCCACCCTTCTGCTGCAAACCTCGGCAAAACTGGCCCAGCACGGGCAAAAAGTGCTTTATATTTCAGGTGAAGAATCAGTAAAACAGACGAAACTCCGGTCTGACCGGCTGAATATATCGGCAGGAGATCTTTTTGTCCTGGCTGAAACTGACCTTGATCTTATTGAAAAAGCCGTAACAGAAATCAATCCGTCGGTCGTCATCATCGACTCCATACAGACGGTGTACCGTCCGGAGGTTACAAGTGCCCCGGGAAGTGTCTCCCAGGTCCGGGAGTGCACGTCCCATTTTATGAGGATTGCCAAGACGAAAGGGATTGCTATTTTTATCGTCGGACACGTAACAAAGGAAGGTGCGATTGCCGGACCGAGAATGCTTGAGCATATGGTGGATGCGGTGCTTTACTTTGAAGGCGAGCGGCATCACACGTACAGAATCTTGCGTGCAGTCAAAAACCGCTTTGGATCAACCAATGAGATCGGCGTGTTTGAGATGAAGGAGCTTGGGCTGTCAGAGGTCCTCAATCCTTCTGAAATTTTTCTTGAGGAGCGTTCAAAAGGAGTAGCCGGATCGACTGTTGTTGCTTCTTTGGAAGGAACAAGGCCCATGCTTGTAGAAATACAGGCATTAGTGTCTCCTACAAGTTTTGGAAATCCGAGAAGGATGGCAACAGGCATCGATCATAACCGAGTCTCATTGCTTATGGCGGTCCTTGAAAAAAGGGTGGGCCTCCTGCTTCAGAATCAGGACGCCTATTTAAACGTCGCCGGCGGTGTGCGTCTGGATGAACCAGCTGTTGATTTGGCCGTTGCTGTAAGCATAGCATCGAGCTTTCGGGATGCTCCTACCCGGCCGACAGATGTCATGATCGGGGAAGTCGGCCTGACAGGAGAAGTGCGCCGGGTTTCAAGAATCGACCAGCGGATTCATGAAGCTGCAAAACTTGGTTTCGAAAGGGCGATTATCCCGGATAAAAACCTCGGGGGATGGACAATCCCTAAAGGAATTGAAGTGATTGGTGTGTCTACTGTTGAAGAGGCATTGCACTATACTTTGGGAGGATAA
- the clpC gene encoding ATP-dependent Clp protease ATP-binding subunit, with protein MMFGRFTERAQKVLALAQEEAIRLGHNNVGTEHILLGLIREGEGIAAKALHVLGLGPEKIQKEVETLIGRGQESVQTIHYTPRAKKVIELSMDEARKLGHSYVGTEHILLGLIREGEGVAARVLNNLGVSLNKARQQVLQLLGSNEASSNHRGSSTNANTPTLDSLARDLTAIAKDGSLDPVIGRSKEIQRVIEVLSRRTKNNPVLIGEPGVGKTAIAEGLAQQIINNEVPETLRDKRVMTLDMGTVVAGTKYRGEFEDRLKKVMDEIRQAGNIILFIDELHTLIGAGGAEGAIDASNILKPALARGELQCIGATTLDEYRKYIEKDAALERRFQPITVNEPTKDESTQILQGLRDRYEAHHRVTITDDAIEAAVTLSDRYISDRFLPDKAIDLIDEAASKVRLRSYTAPPNLKELELKLEEVRKEKDAAVQSQEFEKAASLRDTEQRLREELEKTKNVWKEKQGQENTEVTPEDIAQVVSSWTGVPVSKLAEEETERLLKLEDILHNRVIGQNEAVQSISKAIRRARAGLKDPKRPIGSFIFLGPTGVGKTELARAVAESLFGDEDAIIRIDMSEYMEKHTTSRLVGSPPGYVGHEEGGQLTEKVRRKPYSVILLDEIEKAHPEVFNILLQVLEDGRLTDSKGRTVDFRNTVVIMTSNVGASTLKRNSSLGFTVHTEDQQYNDMKTKVMAELKKAFRPEFLNRIDEIIVFHALEKTHLKQIVTLMADSLIKRLKDQGIEIEITEAALDKITDEGYDPEYGARPLRRALQRKIEDRLSEELLRGNISKGNTVKIDVDNNDFVVETVGATS; from the coding sequence ATGATGTTTGGTCGATTTACAGAACGAGCTCAAAAGGTACTTGCGCTGGCACAGGAAGAAGCAATCCGTTTAGGCCATAATAATGTTGGCACCGAGCACATTCTGCTTGGCTTGATCCGTGAGGGTGAAGGAATTGCCGCTAAGGCGCTTCACGTTCTTGGTCTTGGACCTGAAAAGATCCAAAAAGAAGTAGAAACCTTAATTGGACGCGGCCAGGAATCCGTGCAAACCATCCATTACACTCCAAGAGCAAAAAAGGTTATTGAACTATCCATGGATGAAGCCCGTAAATTGGGACACTCATACGTGGGCACGGAGCACATCCTCCTGGGACTGATCCGTGAAGGTGAAGGAGTGGCAGCCCGTGTACTGAATAATCTCGGAGTGAGCTTGAATAAAGCGCGCCAGCAGGTGCTTCAGCTTCTTGGAAGCAATGAGGCATCATCCAATCACCGGGGTTCTTCTACGAATGCGAACACACCGACACTTGACAGCCTTGCAAGAGATCTGACGGCGATTGCTAAGGATGGAAGTCTTGATCCAGTCATCGGCCGTTCAAAAGAGATTCAAAGGGTCATTGAGGTACTGAGCCGCAGAACAAAGAACAACCCAGTCCTCATCGGTGAGCCGGGTGTTGGTAAAACGGCGATTGCAGAAGGTCTTGCTCAGCAGATCATCAATAATGAAGTTCCGGAAACGCTTCGTGATAAAAGGGTCATGACACTCGATATGGGAACGGTCGTTGCCGGTACCAAGTATCGCGGTGAATTTGAAGACCGTCTCAAGAAAGTCATGGATGAGATCCGCCAGGCGGGGAACATCATTCTATTTATCGATGAGCTGCACACATTGATTGGAGCAGGCGGTGCAGAAGGCGCCATCGATGCATCGAATATTCTTAAACCTGCCCTTGCCCGCGGTGAGCTTCAATGTATCGGAGCGACCACACTGGATGAGTACCGAAAGTATATTGAAAAGGATGCAGCGCTTGAACGCCGCTTCCAGCCAATCACAGTAAATGAGCCGACAAAAGATGAAAGTACACAGATTTTACAAGGTCTCCGCGACCGTTATGAAGCGCATCACCGTGTCACCATTACAGATGATGCCATTGAAGCAGCCGTAACGCTGTCTGACCGTTACATTTCTGATCGCTTCCTACCGGATAAAGCGATTGACCTGATCGACGAGGCAGCTTCTAAAGTGAGACTGCGTTCCTATACTGCACCGCCAAACCTAAAAGAGCTTGAACTGAAGCTTGAAGAAGTTCGCAAGGAGAAAGATGCTGCTGTTCAAAGCCAGGAGTTTGAAAAAGCAGCTTCCTTAAGAGATACTGAGCAGCGTCTTCGCGAGGAACTTGAGAAAACGAAGAACGTATGGAAAGAGAAGCAAGGTCAGGAGAATACAGAGGTAACGCCGGAAGATATCGCGCAGGTTGTCTCCAGCTGGACCGGTGTTCCAGTCTCCAAACTGGCTGAAGAAGAAACGGAACGCCTGTTGAAGCTGGAAGATATTCTTCATAACCGTGTCATCGGGCAAAATGAAGCGGTTCAGTCCATCTCAAAAGCCATTCGCAGAGCCCGTGCCGGCTTGAAAGATCCGAAGCGTCCGATCGGTTCGTTCATCTTCTTGGGACCTACTGGAGTAGGTAAAACCGAGCTGGCCCGTGCGGTAGCCGAATCCCTGTTCGGTGATGAGGATGCGATCATCCGCATTGATATGTCTGAGTACATGGAGAAACATACGACTTCACGACTAGTTGGTTCACCTCCAGGCTATGTTGGACACGAGGAAGGCGGACAGCTGACAGAAAAAGTAAGACGCAAGCCATACTCTGTTATCCTGCTTGACGAGATCGAAAAAGCGCATCCTGAAGTGTTCAACATTCTGCTTCAAGTGCTTGAAGACGGACGACTGACAGATTCGAAAGGGCGTACAGTAGACTTCCGCAACACCGTCGTCATCATGACATCCAACGTTGGAGCCAGCACGCTCAAGCGCAACAGCTCTCTAGGGTTTACGGTTCACACGGAAGATCAGCAGTATAATGACATGAAAACGAAAGTGATGGCTGAGCTGAAAAAAGCCTTCCGTCCAGAGTTTTTAAACCGTATTGATGAGATTATTGTCTTCCATGCCCTTGAAAAGACACATCTCAAACAGATCGTTACACTTATGGCCGATTCACTTATCAAACGTTTGAAAGATCAGGGCATCGAGATCGAAATCACTGAAGCGGCACTCGATAAGATCACCGATGAAGGCTATGATCCGGAGTACGGAGCGCGTCCATTGCGCAGAGCCCTTCAGCGTAAGATTGAGGACCGCCTGTCAGAAGAACTGCTAAGAGGAAACATCAGCAAAGGAAACACCGTCAAAATTGATGTGGATAATAATGACTTTGTTGTTGAGACCGTCGGTGCTACATCGTAA
- the disA gene encoding DNA integrity scanning diadenylate cyclase DisA produces the protein MDHILREAIISNMLQLVAPGTPLREGIDNVLRANTGGLIVVGYNDKVTQLVDGGFSINCKYSPASLYELAKMDGAIILSEDASRILYANTQLVPDTSIPSTETGIRHRTAERVARQTGNLVISISQRRNVITLYQGVIRYSLKDIGVILTKANQAIQTLEKYKVVFDQSVTNLGALEFEELVTFQEVSQVIHRIEMVLRIKSEIIKYVNELGVEGRLIRMQMEELVSNIEDEAVLLIKDYVKDRKHDPAHILRQLKKLSSDELFDENVIVKLLGHSPSSNVQDETVHPRGYRILSKIPRLPTLIVENLIGTFDSLPSILRASIKELDEVEGIGEIRAKKIKEGLKRIQEQLFVDRHI, from the coding sequence ATGGATCATATACTAAGAGAAGCAATCATCAGCAACATGCTCCAGCTCGTTGCGCCAGGAACACCCCTCAGAGAGGGTATAGACAATGTACTCCGCGCCAATACTGGCGGCCTCATTGTTGTCGGCTATAATGATAAAGTTACACAGCTTGTTGACGGAGGATTCTCCATCAACTGTAAATATTCCCCGGCATCTCTTTATGAGCTCGCTAAGATGGATGGAGCCATCATCCTGAGTGAAGATGCCTCTCGCATCCTATATGCCAATACGCAATTGGTGCCTGACACGTCTATACCGTCTACCGAAACCGGAATCCGGCACAGGACTGCTGAGCGTGTAGCCCGGCAGACCGGAAATCTTGTTATATCGATATCTCAGAGACGTAATGTCATCACACTCTATCAAGGTGTGATCCGCTATTCATTGAAAGACATCGGCGTCATTTTAACAAAAGCAAACCAGGCCATCCAGACCCTCGAAAAGTACAAGGTTGTGTTCGACCAGAGCGTAACAAACCTTGGTGCTCTTGAATTTGAGGAGCTTGTGACATTCCAGGAGGTCTCCCAAGTCATCCACCGTATTGAAATGGTTCTAAGAATAAAGAGCGAAATCATAAAATATGTTAATGAATTGGGTGTAGAGGGAAGATTAATACGGATGCAGATGGAAGAACTTGTATCTAACATAGAAGATGAGGCAGTTCTTTTAATCAAAGATTATGTAAAAGACAGAAAACATGACCCGGCACACATTCTCCGTCAGCTCAAAAAGCTCTCCAGCGACGAGCTGTTTGATGAAAATGTCATCGTGAAACTGCTGGGACACTCCCCTTCTTCCAATGTGCAGGATGAAACCGTTCATCCGCGTGGCTACCGCATCCTTTCAAAGATTCCAAGGCTGCCGACGCTCATTGTGGAAAATTTAATCGGAACATTCGACAGTCTTCCGAGTATTTTGCGAGCTTCTATCAAAGAGCTGGATGAAGTAGAGGGCATCGGAGAAATCCGTGCCAAGAAAATTAAAGAAGGCCTGAAACGGATTCAGGAGCAGCTTTTTGTAGACAGGCATATATAA